A window of the Kazachstania africana CBS 2517 chromosome 10, complete genome genome harbors these coding sequences:
- the TOM22 gene encoding Tom22p (similar to Saccharomyces cerevisiae TOM22 (YNL131W); ancestral locus Anc_2.137): MVQLTELKDDSPSAQDPQVIPAEPLNELEKRNVNDEEADEEDSDFEEDFNENENLMERLIALKEIVPPNKRQSVCKFFDTTSVFLKKVFNKGGSLTWALTTSALLLGVPLSLSILAEQQLIEMEKTFDLQKDANELLTSNDQK; this comes from the coding sequence ATGGTACAATTGACTGAGCTAAAGGATGACTCTCCATCTGCTCAAGATCCACAGGTTATTCCAGCTGAACCGCTAAATGAGCtggaaaagagaaatgtTAACGACGAAGAGgcagatgaagaagacagtgattttgaagaagatttcaatgaaaacGAGAATTTAATGGAGAGATTGATTGCATTAAAGGAGATTGTTCCACCAAATAAGAGACAAAGTGTttgcaaattttttgacACTACCAGCGTGTTTCtaaaaaaagtttttaaCAAAGGTGGAAGTTTAACATGGGCATTAACCACCTCTGCACTGTTACTTGGGGTCCCTTTGTCATTGTCGATACTGGCTGAGCAGCAATTGAttgaaatggaaaagaCTTTTGATCTACAAAAGGATGCTAATGAATTACTGACATCAAACGACCAGAAATAA